TACTATTGCTTTGGTGGCCATCTGAATTCACCGATTTAGTGTTGTGAATGCGTTCTTTTAAAGTATTAGAAAATTCTCGTAATTGTGCTAATTTGAACTCAACGTCTTCAGgtgttattattttatttttacttaaACTCCCcatcatattcttttcatcttcagtTTGTAGGGTATACTTGAAACGCTTATTTATTAGTCGTTTTGAAAATAGAAAGGAAAGTTGAAATGGGAAACACAGCACATTATTCTTGGGGCCACATCTGGCCATGTAcatgtttatatttatcTATCTGTTAGGACTTGTGAAACAATGCTATTTTCCTGTGCACTATGGACTATGGCTTTGCTTTTACATTTTATGCCTCCAATTTTTCACAATCCTGTCCGACGCTCAGATATTGGTGTGGAAGTAGAGCTAACTCTCTATCTCAGAAAAAAGGTTAGAGCAAGGCAGATCTTTTGCAATAAGAATCAGTTACCATCGATCGATTTGAATTCATATTACTAGTACTTTGCAATACACTGTGTAAGAAGATGTCATAAAGATTGAGAAACGGTCATCAAACTTAATGTAAGCAGAGACACGAGgattgatgatgaagtaAGATAATGTGCGacaaggaagaaaaaataatagcaTTATGTAGAGATATCGATTCCCTTTTGTGGGCGCTATGTTCTGGAGGAGAGTTTCTAGTATATTCCTTATCCATAATGTTATATGTGATCTTTATCAACAgtggaatcccaacaataATGCAATTATTCACCCATTTTTCACAAGCAAGCAAGCATTATGAGAGAAGAACGAATGTACAGTCATTTAGATGATAAGATTGGAAGTAGGTCATGATAGTCAGGATTATGTAAAGACACTTGGTGTAACCCTGTATCGGCTGATTTATAATATCGAGAAAGATAATATAAGAAGCGCCTGAGAGTCAGTGGATCGATTATCGAAAATAGAATAGAGACGTTCACGGAGACCCACTGAATGTTTCGTATTAAAGGAGGGATGACTACTAAACCATTTTCACCGCTACTGGTGGCCATTTTGTATTCTTCCATTTACAAGAATTGCTCCCGACTTTTGTTCCATCAGTGGACGATAGACCATTGTCAAACACAGTAATTCTATTTTATTCTTGAGATGAGATGCCGCAATATGACCTGATATGAATCACCCTAAATGTCCGATCTAAACAAATAAAAGGCGTGCGAAACAGCCTCACGACGAGATATGAAGTCGAAAACATCGGCCTAATTTCTGTGCTTTTTAGAAGACTACTCagattttcaatatcaatacAGTGAGTTAGATCTCAGGTTGAGAAGAAACACTTTGATTTTACTAGataggaaagaaaaatggacTAATTAATCAATCATTTTGTCATCGTTGAAACTTGATAACGCACGCTAAACGATAACGACTATGTTGGAGGGAAAACATTAACGATTACTCTTTTAAGTAATTGCGAAGTATATCTGAGACTAAAGACCCTCTGAATTAATTATATCAATCAACATAAACTATAAGAAACTACAGTGTGAGCTTTAGTTACGAGAGTGTGGATCTGTTcatttaatattttttatacGTAACGCAGCATCTACCGTAAAATCCCATAGATTGCGGGCACATGGCGCAGTTGGTAGCGCGCTTCCCTTGCAAGGAAGAGGTCATCGGTTCGATTCCGGTTGCGTCCATATTTTTaacatttcattttttttgggtttaaatttattttcaaacatTATTAattgatttctttaaaaactTATACAACGTATGCTAATACTTTAAACTAAACCTTTTAGAACTATAATAAAACTATTTCAAGTAAAGTCTTTTTATCTGATATCTTGATTCatttataataaaattaagTGACTATAGAATAGTGCAAGTGGAAGcgtttttcttctttttcttttgttgtGAAGTAGCGCTAATTCCTGTCCTGTTGCTAGAACCAGATTTCGGAACGGCATGTGACGGTTTGTGCTTTTCATTAACCGGAGTAGATTGTTTAACTTTAGCTTGTCCTTGTGAAGATTTGTTATATAAACCTTTTGATGATTGCTTATTGTTTGATTGTTTCGTATCCTGTTTCGCAGAACTAGGGAGCCTGGTTGATGGAGACTCGATTTTGCTAAATTGTTGACTTTGATTTCTTGCGTCTTTAACTGCAACACTTTCCATTTCATTCCGAATGATTTGCCTAACTAAATCAACGAACACTTCATCCACATTGCTCCTCAACAAAGCGCTTGTTTCATAAAAGGGAACTCTACCCCATTTACTGCTTACCTCTATACCTTCTTCCACACTTATTACCCTTTCATTGATTAGATCAGCCTTGTTACCTATTAGAACCATTGGAACGCGATCGGAATCTTTGATCCTAAGGACCTGTTCTCTTAGCTCCATTAATTCTTCCAAAGATTGCCGATCTGTTACTGAATATACCAACAGGAACCCCATTCCTGACtttatgtataattctcTCATTGCAGTAAATTGTGCTATACCCGCTGTATCTAAAATTTCCAGGTCGAATACCTTGTTATCGATCTCGATGGTTTTCCTGTAAGAATCTTCGATCGTTGGATCATACGTATCCAAATAAACTCCCTGTACAAACTGCACGGTTAAGCAGGATTTACCGACACCACCAGCACCCAATACTACTAATTTATAGTCTCTCATTAGTCCTAATGTTTCCTAGCCAAATATTTCTAAGCGATGATAGAAGCCAAAATATTAGAACGTTGTATGTAAATGTTCTATATCGTTACTAAATAATAGTATTATTGTTCAGTGGAGAGgatgaaatttcaaaaacttcttGGCGTAGTTAAGAACGAACGCAAtggttctttttttcgAGATCGAGCTCTactttacttttttctttttctgtccttctctcttttctttttaacCTTTTTCGACGATATTTCGCGTTTGAGAATGTCGAGGATGAATGCGCTTTGACGCGAATTAGTTGTGAGGCTGACGTTGTGATAAAAAGGCGATGATTCTTGGGAATATACAGTCTGTTTCCACTTGCTAGATAAAATGTATGATATTCCAAAAATGCCTTTCTCTATTGAACTGTATGACTGAGATACGCCTGCTTTTACCTTGTATATTATGAGTACTATTCGCCTTTTCCCATaaagttgtttttttctggGGTTTATGTGTATCGTAAATGGtacaaaataataaaattcttATCTTGAAAATACTGTTTAATACTTTTCATCATTACTAAATAGGTTACGAAAAGAGGTCTTTGAGAAATGGGAAAGGCCTGTTTGAATAAAGAAGTCGGCACTTACGAATGTGAGGGGGAAAGAGATACCTACTCATTTTTTACCTCTCTCTCAGATATACAGGATTCAAGTAGTAACGAGGAACAATGCGGTGTAGGAAGTATATTGAGTGAAGATAGTTTCACGTTTGAAGGGTCCAACGTGAGCATACGGTTATTTTCCTTGGACTTAAATGCcttgaatgaaaatgagaatgGATCCAAGAATCCTGTGAAATTTACCATTCCGCCAAAAATagaacaaagaaaggaaGCAAGACAAAGAGAGAAACGTTTAAGGAGGGTGGCAGTACTACCTGAGAATTCGAGAAACTACCTTGTTGAATCAAGTATGGATTCAAGTAGGGAATACAGTCAACCATTTTTTGACTGGAGGCATGAAATGGTAGAACATGGAGAGGAGAGTGTAAAACCGTGTGGTTGTCATAAATCGAGAAAAGCAAAATGCTTCAAAGAACTGGAGATGGAGAATATAGAAAAGGGCGATATAAAGAAGAGTCTCTTTTACAGAGACATAATTGAATGGTGCAGAGACTATGAAGTCAATAAAACTAGGGAAGTCTGTGTTCCGTCTATACACGAGTTTTACCTACATGGAAATGGAAGTGACAACCTCTTTTGAAGTATAGCCATgcatataaatatatgtgtgtgtaagaaaatattagaaGTTTTCATAATCTAGAAATGTCAGGCTTTGGGCCTAATGGCACTATACCAAACTGATTGATCTTGTTCCTACTTACTTCCATCCTGATGTAAAAGAGCTTAATATGATTAAAATCTGTAGTAAATCTAAACTCTGCGTAATTCCAGTATAGATTAATCAACCACAAATGAAGGTACGGGAAACCATCCCTtatagttttcaaattgcATTTGAAGTGCTGCACGTACACGACGTCAAATCTAATTATTGATGGATACAATCTGATATCCGCTTCAGTTAACCTCTGTCctaaaacaaaatatttaGCCAAGATTTTCTGTTTGTTACCACTGAATTGCTCCTCTAAGCGCttataattttcttttagtaCACATTCCATCTTCTGCAAGTTTTCAAACAGTGTTTTTACTTCAGTTTCGTAAATCTTTCCGTTTTCTGCTAATCCGACTTTATAGACACCAAGATTAATCTTCGGATGAACCCATTTGATGTTCTTATCAATCTCGTCTATTAAATCATGCGGAACTAGATCAATCACGTTCGTTTCTTCGCTTTGGATAAATTCATCAAACACGCCACTGTTCAAAATTCTTATGATATCGCCACTCTCATTGTTAACAATTTTCCTTGTTTTAGAATCCCACAGAACAGGCACAGTGAACTTTGTACCGGGGTACTTAGGATCATTTAAGTAGTACAACTCGCTTAACCTTGATATATTTTCCACCGGGTCGAAAGCGCCATCCACGAACAACCTTGCAGAGTCATTGTTCACATCACCTAACTCCTCAGATTCGTCTAATTTAGCTGAAGCAATGCCACCAGTGGCAGTAAAGAATCTctctttatatttttccGGCCGGTGTGGAGCAGGTAAGAAACGGGCACCCTTGGAGTCTAATTGCCAGTGAGATAACACAAGCCCTAGAACAGGttctaatttcttcaaagacCTGGCAAGAATGGCTCTATGAGTGAATGGACACCCAAGGGCCCCGTAAATATAATACCTTCCTTTTTCTGGTTTAAAAACAGAATGTGTCTTAGAAATTGTTCCCTTGTAAGATACTGACATGGCTTACTGTTTATGATTATTTTTACGAGTATTTTCCTCTATAAGTGGCCATCTCTCCAATTGGCAAAGTCAAGACTTTTGTTATGTCAATATGTGCTACCAAAAATCAAGGGTATTTTCCCACCAGAGCTTATCAATGGCAACTGTGAGATATGAACAGCAGTTAGTAAGGGTGTGTTCTCATCCGACCCTCTGATTCATTTGGTGGCCATTACATTTTCCCTCAATGACACATTCCCCTATTTCATAACTGATTAAAATGGTAATGGCACGTGATAGTAGTGGCTcacaaaacaaaattttctttctcagCGCTGACAAAGCTTCATTTGCATTCTAACCTTATCACAACAACTTCAACTTCACCCAAGTAAGGATAATCAGCTCTGTCGTGACTGATAAATGCTATATCCGGCATATGCAGTCCACACGGCATTACCGTTTCACTAATTTATTGCCATCTTCCTCCACAGTTTTGCACcgaaaggaaaaaaagaaaccaacaccgaaaatttttttctcctaAAGGTTAAAGTAAACGCAAGGCACTTCACCAGGcttgtatatataaatgtCGTGATGCTTCTATGCCAAAGTAAAAGGCAACACTTGAAGATTTCGTTGTAGGCCACTTGCTCAAAGGACATCTAGATAAATACGACgtaagaataaaaatgacTAAATCTGAGCAGCAAGCCGATT
This sequence is a window from Saccharomyces cerevisiae S288C chromosome VII, complete sequence. Protein-coding genes within it:
- the RSR1 gene encoding Ras family GTPase RSR1 (Ras-type GTPase; required for bud site selection during both axial and bipolar budding, for morphological changes in response to mating pheromone, and for efficient cell fusion; recruits Cdc24p to the incipient bud site, activating its guanyl-nucleotide exchange factor activity and the Rho-like GTPase, Cdc42p; localizes to the plasma membrane, the incipient bud site, polarized growth sites, the cell division site and the vacuole membrane; Ras superfamily member similar to mammalian Rap GTPases); the protein is MRDYKLVVLGAGGVGKSCLTVQFVQGVYLDTYDPTIEDSYRKTIEIDNKVFDLEILDTAGIAQFTAMRELYIKSGMGFLLVYSVTDRQSLEELMELREQVLRIKDSDRVPMVLIGNKADLINERVISVEEGIEVSSKWGRVPFYETSALLRSNVDEVFVDLVRQIIRNEMESVAVKDARNQSQQFSKIESPSTRLPSSAKQDTKQSNNKQSSKGLYNKSSQGQAKVKQSTPVNEKHKPSHAVPKSGSSNRTGISATSQQKKKKKNASTCTIL
- a CDS encoding uncharacterized protein (hypothetical protein), encoding MGKACLNKEVGTYECEGERDTYSFFTSLSDIQDSSSNEEQCGVGSILSEDSFTFEGSNVSIRLFSLDLNALNENENGSKNPVKFTIPPKIEQRKEARQREKRLRRVAVLPENSRNYLVESSMDSSREYSQPFFDWRHEMVEHGEESVKPCGCHKSRKAKCFKELEMENIEKGDIKKSLFYRDIIEWCRDYEVNKTREVCVPSIHEFYLHGNGSDNLF
- the GTO1 gene encoding omega-class glutathione transferase (Omega-class glutathione transferase; induced under oxidative stress; putative peroxisomal localization) produces the protein MSVSYKGTISKTHSVFKPEKGRYYIYGALGCPFTHRAILARSLKKLEPVLGLVLSHWQLDSKGARFLPAPHRPEKYKERFFTATGGIASAKLDESEELGDVNNDSARLFVDGAFDPVENISRLSELYYLNDPKYPGTKFTVPVLWDSKTRKIVNNESGDIIRILNSGVFDEFIQSEETNVIDLVPHDLIDEIDKNIKWVHPKINLGVYKVGLAENGKIYETEVKTLFENLQKMECVLKENYKRLEEQFSGNKQKILAKYFVLGQRLTEADIRLYPSIIRFDVVYVQHFKCNLKTIRDGFPYLHLWLINLYWNYAEFRFTTDFNHIKLFYIRMEVSRNKINQFGIVPLGPKPDISRL